The following proteins are co-located in the Neisseria sp. Marseille-Q6792 genome:
- the folP gene encoding dihydropteroate synthase, translating to MVGCVWQAGRFEIGLDKPKIMGIVNLTPDSFSDGGAYSQNAQTALAHAERLLKEGADILDIGGESTRAGADYVSPEEEWARVEPVLAEVAGWGVPVSLDTRRTVVMEKALALGGIDIINDVAALTDEGALELLACQADTGICLMHMQGLPENMQINPKYQDVVGEVARYLKARAAECVAAGIAPQRITLDPGFGSGFGKTLQHNIALMRHLPELMAETGLPLLVGVSRKSTIGELTGEADAAARVHGSVAAALASVARGAQIVRVHDVKATADALKVWEALGINL from the coding sequence ATGGTCGGATGCGTTTGGCAGGCAGGACGGTTTGAAATCGGTTTGGACAAACCGAAAATCATGGGTATCGTGAATCTCACGCCCGATTCTTTTTCCGACGGCGGCGCGTATTCGCAAAACGCCCAAACAGCTTTGGCGCATGCCGAACGGCTTTTGAAAGAGGGTGCGGACATTCTCGACATCGGCGGTGAATCGACGCGGGCAGGTGCGGATTATGTTTCGCCTGAAGAAGAATGGGCGCGGGTTGAACCTGTATTGGCAGAAGTGGCGGGGTGGGGCGTTCCCGTCAGTTTGGACACGCGCCGCACGGTGGTTATGGAAAAAGCGTTGGCACTCGGCGGCATCGATATTATTAACGATGTGGCGGCGTTGACCGACGAAGGCGCGCTCGAATTGCTGGCGTGTCAGGCGGATACGGGCATTTGCCTGATGCACATGCAGGGTTTGCCGGAAAACATGCAGATTAATCCGAAATATCAGGATGTTGTCGGCGAAGTGGCAAGGTATTTGAAGGCGCGGGCGGCGGAATGTGTCGCGGCAGGCATCGCACCGCAACGCATCACACTCGACCCCGGTTTCGGCTCCGGCTTCGGCAAAACCTTGCAACACAATATCGCGCTGATGCGGCATTTGCCCGAATTGATGGCGGAAACCGGTTTGCCGCTGCTGGTCGGCGTGTCGCGCAAGAGCACGATAGGCGAGCTGACCGGCGAGGCAGACGCGGCGGCGCGCGTACACGGCAGCGTGGCGGCGGCGCTGGCTTCCGTGGCGCGCGGCGCGCAAATCGTGCGGGTGCATGATGTGAAGGCGACGGCGGATGCGTTGAAGGTGTGGGAAGCGTTGGGCATCAATCTGTAA
- a CDS encoding AsmA family protein, giving the protein MDLLSVFHKYRLKYAVAVLTILLLAAIGLHASVYRIFTPENIRSRLQQSIAHTHRKISFDADIQRRLLPRPTVILKNLTITEPGGDRTAVSIKETKIGLSWKNLWSDQIQVEKWVVSGAELALTRDEKGVWNIQDLIDNPKRKASVNRIIIENSTVHLDFLQEWFTLKEVRLNLQSPVSSGQQFESSGILTSENLSASWKSKGLFISDGINPPEISPFHFEAETALNGHGITVSTTGNPTIRFNAGGADAANLGLRADTAFHNLHLTAQIPTLALRNNRIKIETVNGTFTATADDGNFQWGGSFKLDKANLHSGIGNIGNAEISGNVKTPRLQTNFSLGSPLVWSRNNGLEAPRLHVSTLQDTVNRLPQPRFISQLDGSMSIKNLHQWHAELNGSFDRQTVAAKFRYTHEDAPHLEAAVALQKLNLTPYLDDVRQQNGKIFPDTLGRLSGDIEAHLKIGNVQLPGLQLDDMETYLHADKGHIALSRFKSGLYGGHTEGGISIANTRPATYRLQQNASNIQIQPLLQDLFGFHSFSGNGDAVIDLTASGETRKELIRSLQGSLSLNISNGAWHGIDMDNILKNGISGKTADSAAPSTPFHRFTLNSEISDGISRHIDTKLFSDSLYVTSNGYTNLDTQELSEDVLIRNAVHPKNKPIPLKITGTVDKPSITVDYGRLTGGINSRKEKQKILEDTLLEQWQWLKPKEP; this is encoded by the coding sequence ATGGATTTATTATCGGTCTTCCACAAATACCGTCTGAAATATGCGGTAGCCGTGCTGACGATACTGCTTTTGGCGGCAATCGGGCTGCACGCTTCCGTATATCGCATCTTCACACCTGAAAACATCCGAAGCCGCCTCCAACAAAGCATTGCCCATACGCACCGGAAAATCTCGTTTGATGCGGATATACAGCGCAGGCTTCTGCCCCGGCCGACCGTCATCCTGAAAAACCTGACCATTACCGAACCCGGCGGCGACCGGACTGCCGTTTCCATCAAAGAAACCAAAATCGGATTGAGCTGGAAAAATCTGTGGTCGGATCAGATACAGGTTGAAAAATGGGTGGTTTCGGGTGCGGAACTTGCTCTGACGCGCGACGAGAAAGGCGTTTGGAACATCCAAGACCTGATCGACAACCCAAAACGCAAAGCCTCGGTAAACCGCATCATTATCGAAAACAGCACCGTCCACCTCGACTTCCTGCAAGAGTGGTTTACCCTGAAGGAAGTCCGCCTCAACCTGCAATCCCCCGTTTCATCGGGACAACAGTTTGAAAGTTCGGGCATACTGACAAGCGAAAACCTGTCTGCCTCATGGAAAAGCAAAGGGCTTTTCATTTCAGACGGCATCAATCCGCCCGAAATCTCACCGTTCCATTTCGAAGCCGAGACCGCTCTAAACGGGCATGGCATTACCGTTTCCACCACCGGCAACCCCACTATCCGTTTTAACGCTGGCGGAGCGGATGCGGCCAACCTCGGCCTGCGTGCCGACACCGCCTTCCACAACCTCCACCTGACCGCCCAAATCCCTACGCTGGCACTCAGGAACAACCGCATTAAAATTGAAACCGTCAACGGGACATTTACCGCTACCGCCGACGACGGGAATTTCCAATGGGGCGGATCGTTCAAACTCGATAAGGCCAACCTGCACTCCGGCATCGGCAACATCGGCAACGCCGAAATTTCCGGCAACGTCAAAACACCCCGCCTTCAAACCAACTTTTCCCTCGGCTCGCCATTGGTTTGGAGCCGGAACAACGGTCTGGAGGCGCCGCGCCTGCATGTATCGACCCTTCAGGATACCGTCAACCGCCTGCCGCAACCCCGTTTCATCAGCCAGCTCGACGGTTCGATGTCCATAAAAAACCTTCATCAGTGGCATGCCGAACTCAACGGTTCGTTCGACCGCCAAACCGTTGCCGCGAAATTCAGATACACACATGAAGATGCACCGCACCTGGAAGCCGCCGTCGCACTGCAAAAATTGAACCTGACCCCCTATCTTGACGACGTGCGGCAACAAAACGGCAAAATATTTCCCGACACCCTCGGCAGGCTGTCCGGAGATATCGAGGCCCACCTTAAAATCGGCAATGTCCAACTTCCCGGCCTGCAACTGGACGATATGGAAACCTACCTCCATGCCGACAAAGGCCATATCGCGCTCAGCCGTTTCAAGTCAGGGCTTTACGGCGGCCATACCGAAGGCGGCATCAGCATCGCCAACACTCGCCCCGCCACTTACCGCCTGCAACAGAATGCAAGCAACATCCAAATCCAACCGCTGCTGCAAGACCTGTTCGGCTTCCACAGCTTCAGCGGCAACGGCGATGCGGTCATCGACCTGACCGCGAGCGGCGAAACCCGAAAAGAGCTTATCCGCTCGCTTCAGGGCAGCCTGTCGCTGAATATTTCCAACGGCGCGTGGCACGGTATCGACATGGACAATATCCTGAAAAACGGCATTTCGGGCAAAACTGCCGACAGTGCCGCACCCAGTACACCCTTCCACCGATTCACGCTCAACAGCGAAATTTCAGACGGCATCAGCCGCCACATCGATACCAAACTCTTCTCCGACAGCCTCTATGTTACCAGCAACGGCTATACCAATCTGGATACGCAGGAATTGTCTGAAGATGTCCTTATCCGCAACGCCGTCCATCCGAAAAACAAACCGATTCCCCTGAAAATCACCGGTACGGTGGACAAGCCGTCCATTACCGTCGATTACGGCAGGCTGACCGGCGGCATCAATTCGCGCAAAGAGAAACAGAAAATCCTCGAAGACACCCTGCTGGAACAATGGCAGTGGCTCAAACCTAAAGAACCGTAA
- a CDS encoding 6-aminohexanoate hydrolase, which produces MDELFKWAVRILAAVADWILELMCSALLFAEPSRFSHRTARIVVPVLSLGLFRVEDYGNTECLDWRTFSADMGESIGGWFWFAFLFVFSVWAAYALS; this is translated from the coding sequence ATGGACGAACTGTTCAAATGGGCGGTCAGGATTTTGGCAGCGGTGGCGGACTGGATACTCGAGCTGATGTGTTCGGCATTGCTGTTTGCGGAACCAAGCCGTTTTTCCCATCGGACCGCACGTATCGTTGTGCCGGTTTTGAGCTTGGGTCTGTTTCGTGTCGAAGATTATGGAAACACGGAATGTTTGGATTGGCGGACGTTTTCTGCCGATATGGGCGAATCGATAGGCGGTTGGTTTTGGTTCGCGTTCTTGTTTGTCTTTTCAGTATGGGCAGCCTATGCCCTGTCGTGA